From a single Plasmodium coatneyi strain Hackeri chromosome 4, complete sequence genomic region:
- a CDS encoding SICA antigen, translated as MDKLPSDDKFQALKERWFREGGPNRKKRNLGDFAKTVKDLIDEMLKEMSMKAEEDTGIDLCDMIGKETRKEMTQKEKEECAFIVNSLMKMKEMDKGKCRKGEIDEEMKAYVRCAVLNMWLHKYQNVHCGANAVIKNAFGAMGEGHKPFSGEGMCEECRPTFMEPMMIIKGGMPMLRYIQLAMDRNEDIMQIIKSREPKGECKGENKHSGSVVSLPDNSTIISLVRRMAPGMMQGPKAAKTASTGQHEFLMKLLLSWLWARGDGWNEPLHVSYFKYKRL; from the exons atggacaaattgCCCTCAGATGATAAATTTCAAGCATTGAAGGAAAGGTGGTTTAGGGAAGGTGGCCctaataggaaaaaaagaaacttgGGGGAT TTTGCCAAAACAGTTAAAGACTTGATTGATGAAATGTTGAAAGAAATGAGTATGAAGGCTGAAGAGGATACTGGTATAGACCTATGCGACATGATAGGGAAAGAAACGCGAAAGGAAATgacacaaaaggaaaaggaagagtgtGCGTTCATTGTAAATAGTTtgatgaaaatgaaggaaatggaCAAGGGTAAATGtaggaaaggagaaattgACGAAGAAATGAAGGCATATGTAAGATGTGCAGTGCTTAATATGTGGTTACATAAATATCAAAATGTGCATTGCGGAGCAAATGctgttataaaaaatgcatttgGCGCAATGGGGGAAGGGCACAAACCATTCAGTGGGGAGGGTATGTGTGAAGAATGCAGACCCACATTTATGGAGCCTATGATGataataaaagggggaatgccCATGTTAAGGTATATTCAACTTGCTATGGACAGAAATGAAGACATTAtgcaaataataaaaagcaGAGAACCGAAGGGAGAATGTAAAGGGGAGAATAAACATAGTGGATCGGTAGTAAGTCTCCCGGACAATAGTACTATAATAAGTCTCGTAAGAAGAATGGCACCAGGGATGATGCAAGGACCAAAGGCGGCAAAGACAGCCTCCACAGGACAGCACGaatttttaatgaaattaCTGCTAAGTTGGTTATGGGCAAGGGGTGACGGGTGGAACGAACCATTACATGTAAGTTActttaaatataaaaggCTGTAg
- a CDS encoding SICA antigen codes for MDNILDGAGNDTGICSKLGNNMDFEKELCKILLRIYFWMDGFEQKHEAGMKNSTGYFQWKEREKKENETEEEWKLQLYYRCLLGRITMMSMLGTHCSMEKVLPIVEGGVVDWRKSHGRSPGSGNELCKGVDLQSLKLGKGLIWEKYFAFLGKRRKRYRRAYQVRGLTLQEQIMYHVDQDGTHGYTLVKERKPRSMPIKRRKKRGVRHRPGRRGGVRRRMIIDIHLEVLNECQRENLHSTKEDFFEILVQEFMGREFMKEEKLPKEQIPSSDSGFREGRLSS; via the exons ATGGATAATATACTGGATGGTGCGGGGAATGACACGGGAATATGTTCCAAGTTGGGCAATAACATGGACTTCGAAAAAGAGTTATGTAAAATTCTATTACGAATATACTTTTGGATGGATGGATTCGAGCAAAAGCACGAAGCGGGGATGAAAAACAGCACAGGGTACTTccaatggaaggaaagagagaaaaaggagaatgaaaCAGAGGAAGAGTGGAAGTTGCAACTTTATTATAGGTGTCTTCTAGGAAGAATAACCATGATGAGCATGTTAGGAACGCATTGCAGTATGGAAAAGGTATTACCAATAGTTGAAGGTGGTGTGGTCGATTGGAGAAAAAGTCATGGTAGGAGTCCTGGAAGTGGGAATGAATTATGTAAAGGGGTGGATCTCCAGAGTTTAAAATTGGGAAAGGGGTTAATTTGGGAAAAG tatttTGCCTTTCTTGGtaagagaagaaaacgttacagaagagcttatCAAGTGCGTGGTCTAACCTTacaggaacaaattatgtaCCACGTGGACCAGGATGGTACCCATGGATATActttagtaaaggaacgcaaacctcgttctatgcctataaaaaggagaaaaaaacggggcGTTCGTCATCGTCCTGGTCGCCGTGGTGGTGTACGTCgtcgcatgattattgatattcatttagaagtcttaaacgaatgtcaaagggaaaacctgcattcgacgaaggaagacttttttgaaattttggttcaagaattcatGGGAAGAGAATtcatgaaagaagaaaagcttcctaaggaacagattccaagttcagattccgggtttagggaaggaagactttcttcctga